The Colias croceus chromosome 2, ilColCroc2.1 region tgtctgtctgttactcaatcacgcctaaactactgaaccaatttgcatgaaaattggtatggagatattttgatacccgagaaagggcataggctaccttttattgcgaaatatgtgcgaagcgggcgaagccggggtggaccactagtattCCATAATCctcaaaaatacatacattctGCATTTAAACATTTGTGAatgcaataacattaaaattatacaataggTCAATATtgcttaaaaatttaatccatttaaaatagatgcaatatgtattatgtaggtacttaaaattaattattatttagctttcgtctaaataaaaattatataagcgACAAAAAGTCTGTGGTTACAAACACAGTCAACTGTGCAGTCAACATTTCAAATTTCTGAACGTGTCCGAAATATCTGAATGAGATGGCAATACACATCATTATTGAATAGAAAAGGATAGGGATATTGTGAAAAACagagaaaaatatacattttggaGCAGGATACACTATACAATTTTGCTCTTGGCTCCATCTATGTACAACTTCGGAGCAAAATCTACAACGTCTACAACGTACGTAAGAACGACAGAGATAGCAATTAGCAGAAAGAGTCGACAAACGACAGTTGTCAGTTTGAGACGGCGATGAGTAAattttttcaattgttttattaaattttgccTCTTCTTACACAATACACTATAAATGGACAAACCAAACATCTATACAACATATTAAATAGTTGTGTGTTTAACGAATCAACGACCAACGCGACAAAGTGacggaataaataaaacgtgcGGTGAGGTTCTGTATGTATTTGTGATTGTGTTGAAAGTAGGTAGGCTGGCTGGCTGAATGGTTAAGCTTGGGCAATGACCGGTCttaatattaagatatttataatCGCAATATTTAGTAGCATTCCATTCagaatctttatatttttcctcCAATAAAGTATCTTTTAAAGAGTATATTTTAGCatcttatttattgtaaattatttattcaggaGATGGAGGATAACTCAGATGTTAATAGGGAGACTGATGTGTCGTCGACGACAGCAGATGTCCCAGAGACTGGGGAAGCTGCAGGAACAAAGAGTAATGTTGAGATGGTAATAGTTGTAGAGAAAATGGAGGTAGACTCTAGTAATGAGGAGGCAGAGAGCCCGCCGATTACTGCAGCGGATATGGAAGACCAAGTccataatttttcaaaagaaCTGCCTAAGAAAGATGCTTCACCATTAAAGTCCAAGGAATCACCTAAAAAGAAATCTTCTCCAGAAAAAGGTACCATATCACCAATAAAATTTGTTCATTCTCCAAGAGTTGTTATCACACCTTCCAACATAGGAGACATTAAGCAATCTCAAACTACTTTAGTAgctaaagataataatttagaaagttCAGATCATACTGTTGATTCTTCTCACAAGGCCTTATCTTCAAGTCAAGAAAGTGAGAATTATGTTGATGAAAGTAAATCATTAGATTGTTCAGAAAATGCAATATCATCGGGAGTGCAGGAATCAACTTTGAGACAAAGTCCACAAACATTAGTTTCCTCACCTAAAAGGAAATCAACTTTACTTAAAGATGTGCCAGAAACCACACAGAAAGATGCTTTGGATAAAGTGTTACCCGAAACTACACAAAAGCTATCCACTGTTAATTCTGCATCTGAAACAATGCAGTCTAATGATATACCTGTAATGGAAAAAGCTCAATCTGAACTAGTAGAGCAGTTGGAAAATGGGGACAGCCAGAAGTTGGATGAATCTTGCAAAACATCAATAGATAGTCATTGTGATAAGTCAAATGATTCTCAACTTGATACTGGCTCTGATGTAAGTGAAAAGGAGCACAATAAAAGTATAAGCCGAGAGCTTAAGTCTCTCATTAAGTCTGCCAAAGAATCTAAGATAATTAGTGAATGTACACAATTGACAAGCAAAACAAGAAAGTCCAGAACATGTTTAGACAGTTCAAGTCCAAGTTTGAATACTTCTCTCGACGCAGAGAAGATAGGTGGTATTCGTCGTAATAGTAATTTATCTTCTAAGAGCAACTGTAGTGAGAAGTCTGAAAAGGCAGCAAAGCGTTCTATGAGATCGCAGAACCCTGAGTTTGTGCATAAAGTCAAACAGTTCCTGAACTCTGTCACTGGAAAGGGTCCTCGTGAGTCTGATGATGACCAGGATTCGGAAGCAAAGAAAGAGAGTGAGATATCACCTAAGAAGAAAAAGTTAGGAGAAGCACCATATTCACCACTTGTAAGCcttttattttctacttaagaatttttacaaatttcaattatttataaaacagtatttttttatctatgatATACTTACCTTCACtaaaataagtatacaaaataataccaatttattaaaaaaaaaactataacatCTTTGAGATATCAATTATTACACagtaagaagaaaaaaaattgtaatttaaagtattaataaatgtggtctacttaattattatctagtttgaagataaaataattttaatagccTAATCTCAGTGATAGGCTAGAACTGTTGAAACCTaattatgtaacaaaaaattttaatgtcgTGATTTTCTTACAAGTATAAAAGCTTTACCATATACTATTAttcattaacaaaaaatacatgcCAAATTGCACTAAAAAGTATGTATCAAATTTTTTCTTATACTTCTCTAGACAGGAGAGAAAAAGCTAAGAGCAGACCCATATTGTTGGCGCTGCAATTGGGCAGTGGAACAAGTGAACACTGAGAAAGGTCATCCACCCATGCAATGCACGGTTTGTCCGCGGAGTTATCATTACAAATGTCTATCTAGTACTGAGAGAAGTAAGATAGATACCAAACGGAGTTGGGTCTGCCCTGAATGCTTGAGTATATTGCATGCTGAAAGTTCAGATACTAGGTGAGTTTCttgtttactataatattactagctttccgcccgcggattcgcccgctttatctatatatataaaatctatatatatataaaactcaaaggtgactgatatagtgatctatcaacgcacagcccaaaccactggacgtattgggctgaaatttggcatgcaggtagatgttaggacgtaggcatccgctaagaaaggatttcccgaaattcttgcgggaacggggaaaaacggggatgcacgtacaaagacgtgggcggaagctagtcttttataaattacatactaaacccttcctcttgaatcactatctattaataaactgcatcaaaatccattgtgttgtttaagatttaagcattcatacatacagacagacagcctCAGGAAGCAATTTGCTTTtaactatgtagtgatacatAAATTGAGTTAATTTATAACTTGGTATCATTATATCGAAAAGAGAATTTGTGTTTGATATGTTATATTGCAGTTTGATATACTTaacacataattaattatagaacCAATTAGTGTAAGAATAATACCttcaaagttatattattttattaataatgtttttaaatgtagcATCATGCTGTTCATAgcagaaaattaataacaatccAATGTATTGTTTTCAGATCTTTATCCATGAAGAAAATCTCTCTGGGGCTTCTTTGTGAGTTACTGCACCACGCATTAGTGAGAATGATGGATCTCAATGgggtaaattttttattacaatattttaacatgctttgcataaattgtataattttacctAAAATTTTTGCCTTCAATCTTAGAGTATTCCATCCATCTATGTCTAATAATAAtggtgttaaataaaatttagcatctaaagtataaaaattaaaccttaGTCACATAACCTTTAAAATAGTTGACTCTAGATCcgtcaatatttttaacaaatttaaaagatCCCAAATTCATTTATCCTATAACAAAATGAAAACGAAATGCTTTCCTCCCGCGTCTTCGCCTGCGTTAAACATGTTTACacagtaagtaataaaattgttgttaatttttagaaaGTTGTTACATATaagtttaaaaacatttatttaacaaaaatatattcttctaTGTATGGTTACGAACGTTATAGAACTATTTTATGCGTTCTCGTGtcatattttgaaatgaaaaatatattttgcataaaaataatacgattacgatattaaaattgttacctAGCCTACATTtgcgatatttttttaatgaaattgttGCTAAATTGCAATGcgatttatcaataatttttaataaaacttagaataatcatattattgaaataactaCAATCGAAACCAGTATCGATAAGAATTTGTTACACGCCAGCGCGAAAACAAAGatacaatattttgatactttcGCCAGCTCCACATTAATTCATTGACGCGTACCTATGTGTGTCGTATGCTGCGTTGCCGGATTGTTAAAGTGACCTTGTTATACTATCTGCGCCGTGGGGCGACGCCACGCGCTCCGTCTCTCTCGCTCGTTAAATAATCAATACGGACGCGTCACTATACCCCTCTCGCTCGTGCTAATAATAAAACGCTCACGCGGAATGCCTTAGTACCTGTACATTTGCAtcgtttttttaaattcgtgGGCTATATTTTCTTAGAGCGTACGTGCAATTTTTCTAACATCGAAATTGTATAGACAAAATATAGCGATTGCgcattgttgttttatttatttttttcatcatgTTACACAGTATCTACATATTTACACGATTTAACACTATCCATGAATGTAGAAATTCAGTAAACAAATCGATAAAGATAGAAAGTAAACAATAACGTACGTGCTGTTTGTAATGTAATTCGATAATCATATTCCATTACATTAAAACAATCGGTTAAAATATGTGaaatagtaattatatatcagttaaatatttcttatcaATAAGAACTTCTAATACACCAATCTTCAGTTTCTTGATTTGTGATCATAACCTACCTAGttgtttttatatacttatgcAAATATTTTGACCTAATTGGCTATAATGCatactatttttttacttcTTCTTTCTCCCCTAGCTTTTAGAAGACTGTCTATTTTCACGTAATAATTACTGGACTTATTTTGATgaactgttttttttatgttaatcaTCAACAtaggttataatttattttgaaaaatttaattcgaATTTAAATCTACGGACATGCGAACGGAGGCGCGGGCATCACTAGTTTTCAATAGAAAGATTTGTATTGAGTTGGGTATTTGCAATGGGCGGATGCAAATAATGAATGCATTATAGGGGGAAATTTATACTGTTGTAGCTCGAAGACATAAAGAGTATTCATCATTTTTAAGATGTAGTAATAAGGAAATACATATCTTAGTCGACAAATAAACTTTTTCGCCATCTcgttttttgttatattaataattatttttccttctgATTATAGGTGGAACCCTTCATGCAGCCCGTGGATCGGACTGAATTCCCAGACTACGATAAATATGTCGTCCATCCAATGGACCTATCGCTTATGAAACAAAACATTACCAATGGTCTATACGGAAGCACGGAAGCTTTCATGGCTGACGCGCAATGGATTCTGCACAACAGTATTATCTTCAACACATGTAAGtttcaaatgttttttctACGATAGGAGTGTGcattacacacacacaatacaggaaaatttatttaaagtgatttttttgttattggtattatttttattgaattttaacttGCTTtctttagtttaatttatatttattattttaagcttTTGTTGGTTTACCATCTCACATGAGAATGTAGGTTTGAACGTTTCAGTGCAGTCGAAGTTTACGGGCGCGGCGCGTGCGCTCGTGCGCTTGTGTCGCGCGGAAATGGGCGAGATTGAGGCGTGCCCGGAGTGTTACGCGGCCGCGCATGCGAGGAAACCCACGTGGTTTACCGATGTGTGCTCCACGCCGCATGTGCTGCTGTGGGCTAAGCTCAAAGGTGAGGTTTTTGGGGAACGAAGGGGGTATGGTACGGATGAGGCGAATTTGTATGGAGGTTATTTGGGGACAATGTTGTCTATATTATGATGGGcatatttgtgtaaaataCTCATGACGTGATCCCTTTAATGTGTTAATCAAAAtcattatatataaaaatttgtatttagcacattattacaattttaatgtaaaattcaCGTTGTCTGAATTCTGGACAAAGATTTAATTCttatatgtttaataatacttaattttaaaacagatTCATAGTGTAACTATTGTTGACAAAATAAAATCCTGCTGTAATCATAAtgctgaatatattatgtagaaaaaGCCATTCTTGTTCTGGACTCAAAAACTTGTTTCCTATTTTAGGTTTTCCCTACTGGCCGGCGAAAGGCATGTCCGTAAATAACGCTGGTTTAGTCGATGTAAGATTTTTCGGCGCACACGATCGCGCCTGGGTACCCGCTAAAGATTGTTACTTGTACTCTGAGAAGGATCCTAATAACTTCCGAACGAAGAGACAAGATATATTGGATAGTATGCAGGTatgattaatataatttttttattccgaaataaaaatttcttaaatctgcaaatatttaatttttcggtATAATTGATAATGATTCGgtaattttgaattatgttgtaaaaatatattgtttatattataggaAGCAGAACAACACATACGTAGTATATCAAGAAAATATGGCAAATTCATATACCCACCGTTCAAGACTCCATTTGAGCCAAGCAAACTTCCTGAGCAATTGAAAATGATggtaaatacatacattactctacatttattcaaacaaaattaatataataagtataatattaatttttgttatagaTACCAACATATGAAGGTGAATTGAAGGTTCCACTTAAAGATAAAAGTTCAACAGCATCGCctaaaataaaggaaaaacGCCGGTCGAACTCCAAAAGTTCAAAGAGTTCTGTTATTGACGGGTGAGGCATTAAATTCttgctattttatttaagaaattaattaagatcatatctttaattattttgtaataatttaccaactttgttaattattgaatattcgTCACAAAGTATAAatgttttgattaaaataatgtactatTTTCTTTCATCAGCCagtaaaatctttaaaatatgcagtttacaatatttttcgtTTCAGTGAAACAAGTGAAAGTGAAGAAGCACAAACACGAAAAATGGCTGATGGTGCGGAAATTGCGAAAGATGAAGATTTCAAGCTACAGATGTAAGTTTTATgtattactagcttttcgccggcggctccgcccgcggtttcaaagaaaactcgcatagttcccgttgcCGTGatatttccgggataaaacctatcctatactactcgtggataatgtagctttcgaatggtgaaagaatttttaaaatcggtccagtagtttatgagcctattcattacaagcaaacaaacaaacaaagttttcctctttataatattagtgtagattattgaaaatttaaacataacaaTAAGCAACAAATCTGTTAGTTAGGTATAAATGAAActgctaaaataattttattggtttttaCAGAGAATCAGATAAATCTATGGAAATAGATGAAaatgaagtaaaaaatacaacaagaAAACGTCGCAGATCCGATCTAGAAGAGGCAGtcattacaataattgataGCAGTTcaacagacagacaaataGATAGTGGTACGAGTACTCCAAAACGAGCTAAGGTGAATGGTGAAGCTAATGCTCAAACTAAAGATGTAGTCACTGAAAGACCTACAGATAAAGAAAAGACTGAAGAAAATGGTCAAGAGAAAAATGCTGAGGACCCTGTTAAAGACAAGACAGAGAAAACAAGTACAGAAACAGTGCAAGATTGTGAAGTGCTACCAAGTAGTACCACAGAAAAGCCAATAAAGGAAAAATCCCCCATCACTAGTACACCTATTGCTAATTCTACCCCTAAAAGAAACAGTCTAAAGGATAAGTCAGAAAAGCATTCGCCTAAGCCAAGAGCATCCCGTGTTGAAAAGTCCAGTTCTAGTGACAAAGAGAAGCGAGAAGAAAggataaaacataaaataagaatatctAGAAATAAATCGCTCAATAATAGTAAAACGGAATTGAATACCAGTAAGGTATCAAATAAAGATGCTAACAACAGCAAACAAAAGGATAAAAAGGATAAGAATTCAGAAACAccaaaagataaaaatacttcGAAACAAGATATGccaaaagataaaaatacttcTAAACAAGATACGCCAAAATCTACAAAAGATCGCTTGCAGTTCGACGATGATACTTCTCTAGCTGTAATTGCTCGAGATTCGCCAAAGAATACGAACGGGACAGGCATGCCAACAATCACTAGTGTTAGAAGTCTATCAACTAATCAGCAAGATGCATTCGCAAATAACTCGAATGCTAAAACTATTGAAGTGACGATCGAACCGAACTCTACGGCTAGCATTTTCATACCGACGAGTACGGATAATGTTCGCAATATGAAAGAAGCAGCCACCAAACTACAGAAGCTACGGGAGGGTTCAGACGTGCCGGTCGGTCGCGTTGGCGTCAGAGCGTTTGCTCGTATGAAGTCACCTGAAGCATCACCACCGAAACCCACCAATAGCATGGAAATCGAAATTAAAACGGAACCACTGGACATTGACGACGCGGATAgacaaaatgaaaaaatggATCTCATGGAAGCGTGCAACTTGCGGCCGGTCAATCCTCCCGTGAATAGGTTACGTGAAGTGAGAATAAATAAAGTGATTGTGTCGCCGTTGGCAAGGAAAACGGCACCAAAACCGCCCGAGGTTCGCGTAAAGGCTAAGAAAACGTTCCCGCAACCGAAAAAGCCAGATGAAGGGCGATCGGAGTTAAATTCAAAGAACTCTATGGTGTATATTCCAATCCAGCCGGCGACGGCGCAGGCTCCAGTGCGGCCCACGAGGCCTGTTGCGGTTAATGGGCCAAGTGCACAGGCTCGATCTCAAGCTCCAGTCTCTAGTGTTGGTAAGTGTTGTGTTCTAACTTTCTATGTTTGATaattatgtaacatttttagCAATCTACTTAGAATCTTGGCGATATTGTTTTCGTAATCTGTTATTGTATTCTAAAACTTTAATTCCAGCCAACAGTTCGATAAATACAGTAACTTCACCCGTCATCTCTTCCACGATCGGCTCTATGGTTAGCCTCACAAGCAGTACATCGACGACCACAGTTATAGCCAGTTCGAACACGCCGAAAATGGCACAATTGCCCACAATACAGTCGCTCGGCACGATACCGGGGATTGGTCAAACGAATGTGCATACAGTGCCTTTGATTACTTCTCTGAATGGGCAATGGACGTTTAGCTTGCAGCCGATGATGTCTGTTGGTGGTGTCGATGtgagtatattattaatgtttttcactttaaaactctataaaactatttgcgtataaaaatattaattttgttgtataatttatttatattccttTATTAAACGTCTTTTCATGTATTCATACATCTTTGTTCGCGTGGTACGCAAGTAAAAAGtaaagtatgtatttaaacACTTAGTTATGATTTTATGTCAAGCCATAATATcgataaactatttttttgtcataaaaatatctttttaatattatattcctaaaAACGTACGTAACTTTTTATTTGAGGAAATAAATAGCTTTCTTACTacatactttttataatattcctgttcttttattttcagaatGCATCAAATTCTCCAATCGTAAACGGTTTAGGAGACAGGAATAGTGCGGGCACTCTGGTGGCCGTGCCCACTCCGGCGAGTGTGGCTTCAATATTACCACAAATTAACTCCGCTAACAATAGGACGGATGATGCTGTTACTGAAGTAAGTTAGATGCtctgaatttaaaattattatgtgttattttaatagaaaatatgaacggaaatatttttgattcgACTGCTAACTAGTAACTACAGTACAGGACGATTTCAGAcgttaatcatattattaatacttgATGAATGCATGACGTTAGAAAACCAACAATCATTAGCATCTTTTGTAGCATTTGTCGCAATCAATTTTATCGCGTTGAGACAATAATCCACATTCTGCATTTTATTACGAAAAAATCGACGTATCAACGCAAAAGTGGAGACATCCTTAGATACGTACGAGAAAACGATCCACTGCATatcaacattaattttatttatttatagttaccACGACTACAACAGAGGCCGCTACTGAACCCGTTCGATTCAGCAACACCAATAGGGAGTGTACCACCTCCGTCCACAGCTGGGCCGCTAACCGCCAAACTCAACCAGAATGCCGTTAAGGTTGCCCACCttgtataaattacaaaatgtttggtcatatttcttattaactttttattgaaaactttgTAAAACGTTCCAGTATCAGGCAAAAACCTTTTCAGTTGAATGtctaacaattattatcacgtttttcatatttcaaacttaaattaatgtgtatgttttcaattttattaacccattgagccccaagcggcccgatcggtccaagacacaatagattttctattgtgtctgtggttccggggcctgagttattgaATGGTAcacaataaatttttcatGACTTGCttgttatcttaatatattaaaaaaaaattataaacgttTCAGCTGACGGATTTCTTCCGGACGCTTCTAGAAGATTCCTTGGACAAGATCAACGAGCCGGCGGCCGTTGTGACGTCACTCAAGCTGCAGTTAGAGCAACTGCAGTGGAAACATAAACAAGAGATCGAGGAATTGAAACATAACTATGGTATTTACTTCTAATAACGTGTTTGGTATTTAGTTGAAATTTCTTATTGTTGCTATCATTACAGAAGGAAGTTTGAGAACAAAACTTATTGAGATTTTAATGTCGATTATCTATACTTGCCAAACCATActcttaatcttaatataatatgtatgctTCTTGGTCTATTTGATACAgtcgtttttaattttgttgtttagtaaaataataatcgtaatttttata contains the following coding sequences:
- the LOC123698588 gene encoding protein kinase C-binding protein 1-like, translating into MEDNSDVNRETDVSSTTADVPETGEAAGTKSNVEMVIVVEKMEVDSSNEEAESPPITAADMEDQVHNFSKELPKKDASPLKSKESPKKKSSPEKGTISPIKFVHSPRVVITPSNIGDIKQSQTTLVAKDNNLESSDHTVDSSHKALSSSQESENYVDESKSLDCSENAISSGVQESTLRQSPQTLVSSPKRKSTLLKDVPETTQKDALDKVLPETTQKLSTVNSASETMQSNDIPVMEKAQSELVEQLENGDSQKLDESCKTSIDSHCDKSNDSQLDTGSDVSEKEHNKSISRELKSLIKSAKESKIISECTQLTSKTRKSRTCLDSSSPSLNTSLDAEKIGGIRRNSNLSSKSNCSEKSEKAAKRSMRSQNPEFVHKVKQFLNSVTGKGPRESDDDQDSEAKKESEISPKKKKLGEAPYSPLTGEKKLRADPYCWRCNWAVEQVNTEKGHPPMQCTVCPRSYHYKCLSSTERSKIDTKRSWVCPECLSILHAESSDTRSLSMKKISLGLLCELLHHALVRMMDLNGVEPFMQPVDRTEFPDYDKYVVHPMDLSLMKQNITNGLYGSTEAFMADAQWILHNSIIFNTCLNVSVQSKFTGAARALVRLCRAEMGEIEACPECYAAAHARKPTWFTDVCSTPHVLLWAKLKGFPYWPAKGMSVNNAGLVDVRFFGAHDRAWVPAKDCYLYSEKDPNNFRTKRQDILDSMQEAEQHIRSISRKYGKFIYPPFKTPFEPSKLPEQLKMMIPTYEGELKVPLKDKSSTASPKIKEKRRSNSKSSKSSVIDGETSESEEAQTRKMADGAEIAKDEDFKLQIESDKSMEIDENEVKNTTRKRRRSDLEEAVITIIDSSSTDRQIDSGTSTPKRAKVNGEANAQTKDVVTERPTDKEKTEENGQEKNAEDPVKDKTEKTSTETVQDCEVLPSSTTEKPIKEKSPITSTPIANSTPKRNSLKDKSEKHSPKPRASRVEKSSSSDKEKREERIKHKIRISRNKSLNNSKTELNTSKVSNKDANNSKQKDKKDKNSETPKDKNTSKQDMPKDKNTSKQDTPKSTKDRLQFDDDTSLAVIARDSPKNTNGTGMPTITSVRSLSTNQQDAFANNSNAKTIEVTIEPNSTASIFIPTSTDNVRNMKEAATKLQKLREGSDVPVGRVGVRAFARMKSPEASPPKPTNSMEIEIKTEPLDIDDADRQNEKMDLMEACNLRPVNPPVNRLREVRINKVIVSPLARKTAPKPPEVRVKAKKTFPQPKKPDEGRSELNSKNSMVYIPIQPATAQAPVRPTRPVAVNGPSAQARSQAPVSSVANSSINTVTSPVISSTIGSMVSLTSSTSTTTVIASSNTPKMAQLPTIQSLGTIPGIGQTNVHTVPLITSLNGQWTFSLQPMMSVGGVDNASNSPIVNGLGDRNSAGTLVAVPTPASVASILPQINSANNRTDDAVTELPRLQQRPLLNPFDSATPIGSVPPPSTAGPLTAKLNQNAVKLTDFFRTLLEDSLDKINEPAAVVTSLKLQLEQLQWKHKQEIEELKHNYELSLVEMRASFDKEKARVVSEARRSAQVELEAAVKAAKTKQWCANCMQESQYYCCWNTSYCDYGCQRAHWPHHAALCTQQRSQDKSGSDSNSKDIHKRLQPAPDLPALQKNAPIPSLTVGGKVATRVFADQMHQKTSLIVSVMEDSSGNQTMKCVGTYKAPNPPLIINKQLKNNEEAGTKKVTTSGGYLIVGSGNTVNTPRRPHAIQYVHT